A single region of the Pontibacter kalidii genome encodes:
- a CDS encoding alpha-1,4-glucan--maltose-1-phosphate maltosyltransferase, which yields MEQLEGTKRIVIENVKPQINCGRFPAKRVVGEEIVVTADVFADGHDEVKARVLYRHARRKKWEAVPMEFLGNDRWQASFTPDTMGRFEYTIEGWVDHFYTWQKGLKKKFEANQDVTVELQIGAQLMDAAADKAKPGQQKRLRKWAEQLRNSHSHADDVAFATGHDVSELMNACCEQESVTTYDKVLQLEVERQKALFSAWYEFFPRSSSQEAGRHGTFKDCARLLPRIAEMGFDTIYLPPIHPIGRAFRKGKNNSVTSEPGEPGSPWAIGAAEGGHDAVLPELGTLDDFREFVQQAREYGLEVALDFAIQCSPDHPYVKEHPQWFKWRPDGTVQYAENPPKKYQDVLPVNFETEDWPNLWRELRRVLLHWIEQGVFIFRVDNPHTKAFGFWEWVIGEIHKQYPQVIFLSEAFTRPRVMERLAKIGFTQSYTYYTWRNSAEEIRQYMTELTQTELREYFRPNFWPNTPDILPYALQEGGEPAHITRVVMAATLSSNYGLYGPVYEFGINQAVPGKEEYYNSEKYEVKHWDWGKLTKIREVISLINKIRKVNPALQTTWNIQFGDCDNQAILSYAKWSSDYKNKIFVVANLDPHHTQSGWIKVPLWKLKMKPDQQYLVHDLLTERKYTWTGEYNFVELRPHEMPVHVFRIEEASPGMGHDNLDDTWLPSEHHTNE from the coding sequence ATGGAACAGCTGGAAGGAACAAAACGAATAGTTATTGAAAATGTAAAGCCTCAGATTAACTGCGGCAGGTTTCCGGCAAAGCGTGTGGTGGGGGAGGAGATAGTGGTGACGGCCGATGTGTTTGCCGACGGGCATGACGAGGTGAAGGCGAGGGTGCTGTACCGCCACGCCCGCAGGAAGAAATGGGAGGCGGTGCCGATGGAGTTCTTAGGGAACGACCGCTGGCAGGCCTCATTCACCCCGGATACGATGGGCCGCTTCGAGTACACCATCGAGGGCTGGGTGGATCATTTTTACACCTGGCAGAAGGGGCTGAAAAAGAAGTTTGAGGCAAACCAGGACGTAACGGTGGAACTGCAGATAGGGGCGCAACTGATGGATGCCGCCGCCGATAAGGCCAAGCCCGGCCAGCAGAAGCGCCTGCGTAAATGGGCCGAGCAACTGCGCAACAGCCACTCGCACGCCGATGACGTGGCCTTTGCCACCGGTCACGACGTGAGCGAGTTGATGAACGCCTGCTGCGAGCAGGAGAGCGTGACCACCTACGACAAGGTGCTACAGCTGGAGGTGGAGCGTCAGAAAGCGCTTTTCAGTGCCTGGTACGAGTTTTTTCCGAGGTCATCGTCACAGGAGGCCGGCCGCCACGGCACGTTTAAAGACTGTGCCCGCCTGCTGCCGCGCATCGCCGAGATGGGCTTCGACACTATTTACCTGCCGCCTATCCACCCGATCGGCCGGGCTTTCCGCAAAGGCAAGAATAACTCCGTTACCTCCGAGCCGGGTGAGCCGGGCTCCCCGTGGGCCATCGGCGCCGCAGAGGGAGGCCATGATGCCGTACTTCCTGAATTGGGCACACTGGATGATTTCCGCGAGTTTGTGCAACAGGCGCGGGAGTATGGCCTGGAGGTTGCTCTGGATTTTGCCATCCAATGCTCCCCGGATCATCCCTACGTGAAGGAGCACCCCCAGTGGTTTAAGTGGCGCCCCGACGGCACGGTGCAGTACGCCGAGAACCCGCCTAAAAAATACCAGGACGTGCTGCCTGTGAACTTCGAGACCGAGGACTGGCCTAACCTGTGGCGCGAGCTCCGGCGCGTGCTACTGCACTGGATAGAGCAGGGCGTGTTCATTTTCCGGGTGGACAATCCGCACACCAAGGCCTTCGGTTTCTGGGAGTGGGTCATCGGCGAGATACACAAGCAGTACCCGCAGGTGATCTTCCTGAGCGAGGCCTTTACCCGCCCGCGCGTGATGGAGCGCCTGGCCAAGATCGGTTTCACGCAGTCCTACACCTATTATACCTGGCGCAACTCAGCCGAGGAGATACGCCAGTACATGACCGAGCTGACGCAGACCGAGCTGCGCGAGTACTTCCGCCCCAACTTCTGGCCCAACACCCCGGATATTCTGCCTTACGCGCTGCAGGAGGGCGGCGAGCCGGCGCACATCACCCGCGTGGTGATGGCAGCTACGCTGTCCTCCAACTATGGCCTTTACGGGCCGGTGTATGAGTTCGGCATCAACCAGGCGGTGCCGGGCAAGGAGGAGTACTACAACTCCGAAAAGTATGAAGTGAAGCACTGGGACTGGGGCAAGCTGACAAAGATACGAGAGGTGATCTCGCTCATCAACAAGATCCGCAAGGTGAACCCGGCCCTGCAAACCACCTGGAACATCCAGTTTGGTGACTGCGACAACCAGGCCATCCTGAGCTATGCCAAGTGGAGCAGCGACTACAAGAACAAGATTTTTGTCGTAGCGAACCTGGACCCGCACCACACGCAAAGCGGCTGGATAAAGGTGCCCCTCTGGAAGCTGAAGATGAAGCCGGACCAGCAGTACCTGGTGCACGACCTGCTCACCGAGCGCAAGTATACCTGGACCGGGGAGTATAACTTCGTGGAGCTGCGCCCGCATGAGATGCCCGTGCATGTCTTCCGTATAGAAGAAGCCAGCCCCGGCATGGGGCACGATAATTTAGACGACACCTGGCTGCCATCCGAGCACCACACCAACGAATAA